The following are encoded together in the Chaetodon auriga isolate fChaAug3 chromosome 4, fChaAug3.hap1, whole genome shotgun sequence genome:
- the lrrtm1 gene encoding leucine-rich repeat transmembrane neuronal protein 1, with amino-acid sequence MLMDFLLIGLYLKWPLKKPPGLILCLLGIFLRTVPLVEGVCPKLCRCDSKLLYCEGLNLTDIPRNLSSAMGLSMRENNLTELREGQLAGLSQLTWLYLDHNNIDIVEEGAFDRLRRVKELDLSSNRIESLPNGTFRPLPNLRILDLSYNRLQALEPDLFHGLRKLTNLHLRYNALKFVPVRIFQDCRSMQFLDLGYNQLQSLARNSFAGLFKLTELHLEHNELVKVNLAHFPRLISLRTLYMHNNRATIVVNTLEWTWHFLEKIDLSANEIEYIEPHVFESAPNLKVLMLDSNRLTSLDQHILDSWSSLDSITLAGNDWECSRNVCALASWLSAFRGQRDNSLLCSSPDTAQGEDVLDAVYAFQLCEDPPMEITTAGLYASTRDLAQGGSVFLGPFTPNPYEGEGSEVVTSSFTVTVGHDDLESTMQIHKVVTGTMALIFSFLIIVLMLYVAWKCFPAGIRQLRQCFSSQRRKQKQKQSMQQMAAISTPEYYVDYKPNHIEGALVIINEYGSCTCQQQPSRECEV; translated from the coding sequence ATGCTAATGGATTTCCTTCTAATTGGACTGTACTTAAAGTGGCCACTGAAGAAGCCCCCTGGGTTGATACTGTGTTTATTGGGCATTTTTCTAAGAACGGTTCCCTTGGTAGAAGGGGTTTGTCCAAAGCTGTGCCGCTGCGACAGCAAGCTGCTGTACTGCGAGGGGCTCAACCTCACAGACATTCCCCGCAATCTGAGCAGCGCCATGGGCCTGTCCATGAGAGAGAATAACTTGACCGAGCTGCGTGAAGGCCAGTTGGCTGGTCTGTCACAACTCACCTGGCTCTACCTAGATCACAACAACATTGACATTGTCGAGGAGGGTGCATTTGACAGGCTAAGAAGGGTCAAGGAGTTGGACCTCAGCAGCAACCGGATTGAGAGCCTGCCAAATGGTACCTTTAGGCCCCTCCCAAACCTGCGTATCCTGGACCTCTCATACAACAGGCTGCAGGCACTTGAGCCTGACCTGTTCCACGGCCTTAGAAAGCTCACCAATTTGCATTTGCGTTACAATGCCCTCAAATTTGTGCCAGTGCGGATTTTTCAAGACTGCCGGAGCATGCAGTTTCTAGACTTGGGATACAACCAACTGCAGAGCCTGGCACGAAACTCCTTCGCTGGCCTCTTCAAGTTGACTGAGTTGCATCTTGAGCACAACGAGCTAGTTAAAGTCAACCTAGCCCACTTCCCTCGCCTCATCTCTTTACGCACTCTGTACATGCACAACAATCGTGCTACCATTGTTGTCAATACACTGGAATGGACATGGCATTTTTTAGAGAAGATTGACCTGTCAGCCAATGAAATCGAATACATTGAGCCACATGTTTTTGAGAGCGCGCCCAACCTTAAGGTTTTGATGCTAGACTCCAATCGGTTGACCTCTTTGGACCAGCACATCCTGGATTCATGGTCATCTCTGGACAGCATTACCCTGGCAGGAAATGACTGGGAGTGCAGTCGCAACGTGTGTGCCTTGGCATCTTGGCTGAGTGCCTTCCGAGGCCAGCGTGACAATTCTCTGCTGTGTTCAAGCCCTGACACCGCACAGGGCGAGGATGTGTTGGATGCTGTCTACGcttttcagctgtgtgaggATCCCCCAATGGAGATAACTACAGCAGGCCTGTACGCCTCCACGAGGGATCTGGCCCAGGGAGGCTCTGTTTTCCTGGGCCCATTTACTCCCAACCCTTATGAGGGTGAGGGTAGTGAGGTGGTCACCAGTTCTTTCACTGTCACAGTGGGCCATGATGACTTGGAGAGCACCATGCAGATCCACAAGGTGGTGACTGGCACCATGGCActcattttttcctttctcaTCATAGTGCTCATGTTGTATGTGGCATGGAAGTGCTTTCCAGCCGGAATAAGACAACTGAGGCAGTGCTTCAGCAGTCAGCGCCGTAAGCAGAAGCAAAAGCAAAGCATGCAGCAGATGGCTGCGATTTCTACACCCGAGTACTATGTTGACTATAAACCCAACCACATTGAGGGAGCTCTGGTAATCATCAATGAATATGGCTCTTGCACTTGCCAACAGCAACCTTCTCGGGAATGTGAGGTGTGA